The Salvelinus alpinus chromosome 21, SLU_Salpinus.1, whole genome shotgun sequence genome has a segment encoding these proteins:
- the LOC139548504 gene encoding Golgi integral membrane protein 4-like — protein sequence MSLQEGYHMREEDIFPITHCVEIACNDNKLMVYEHRSRLEKSLQKERVEHKKAKEDYLVYKLEAQQSLNKEKQDSSSRLNSLHGQHQMLKKQHEDLKKQHYDLQEQHQIQGEDHGKALDEHKDRFDKLQQTKEMEASKLKENVYNLREENRQLRKAHRDIHVQLQDARIVHKDLKAAHDQLALTLEDHKSALAAAQVQVDEFKHLKETLIRMPNPAHQQAQPAALLAKAHEQGPPLPQPAALLAEPHIEAHTHEEDHGDTQSRLHLQEEVVGKPKFQSQPAGSHHAEKEKEGYGETEGEAERSRELAEGEAERRRELAEEEMEQAGQPQKLEEESEQPQEDEGLEAEHDQPDNNALNRQRRQPQQDPESDIHLVPETHLQQEAHVAQAQVERVKSAYEQQQVQQRLEAEQAQRTRELQLRQEALQVQRTRQLQLRQEALQDQRMTVQRERELRLRAQHEREAQQHREEDRREQLLKEEQLRKKRDYENTNNDIVQGDEEPHIDDDEERDTHLEEKQEEEDHRVPQLQGAVEGEVDPEDDPNNQGEDEFDVAEEQHLQHREEEEADIHLNPNHPAIDEELVMAVNPDQQEDNLDDQYPEEDEVQEDLAGGQKTEEEPYNEEKEEHEKVKDQELPAGKEGEHRKEGELNEEENYEEEEEEVGVGQDKRPNRREM from the exons atgagcctgcaggaagggtaccacatgagggaggaggatatcttccctATAACGCACTGCGTTGAGAttgcttgcaatgacaacaagctca TGGTGTACGAGCATCGCTCGCGTCTAGAGAAGTCTCTGCAGAAGGAACGTGTGGAACACAAGAAGGCCAAAGAGG ATTATCTGGTGTATAAACTTGAAGCCCAACAGTCACTGAACAAGGAGAAG CAGGACTCCAGCAGCAGATTGAACTCTTTACATGGGCAGCACCAGATGCTGAAG AAGCAGCATGAGGACCTGAAGAAGCAGCACTATGACCTGCAGGAGCAGCATCAGATTCAGGGAGAGGACCACGGCAAGGCCTTGGACGAACACAAGGACCGCTTCGACAAACTACAGCAGACCAAAGAGATGGAAGCCTCCAAACTCAAag AGAATGTGTATAATCTGCGAGAGGAGAATAGGCAGCTGAGGAAAGCTCACCGGGACATCCATGTCCAGCTGCAGGATGCACGG ATAGTACATAAGGACTTGAAGGCTGCCCATGATCAACTTGCACTGACGCTAGAGGACCACAAGAGTGCGCTGGCCGCAGCTCAG GTCCAGGTAGATGAGTTTAAGCATCTCAAAGAGACCCTGATCAGAATGCCCAACCCCGCCCACCAACAGGCCCAGCCTGCTGCTCTATTGGCCAAGGCCCATGAACAGGGCCCACCCCTACCACAGCCAGCTGCCTTATTGGCTGAGCCCCACATAGAAGCACACACCCACGAGGAAGACCATGGGGACACACAGTCTAGG TTGCATCTACAGGAGGAGGTGGTGGGCAAGCCAAAGTTCCAGTCTCAGCCTGCCGGGTCCCACCAtgcagagaaggagaaagagggatatggagagacagagggggaggcagagaggagtagagagctggcggagggggaggcagagaggaggagagagctggCGGAAGAAGAGATGGAGCAAGCGGGGCAGCCTCAGAAGCTGGAGGAGGAATCTGAACAACCACAGGAGGACGAGGGGTTGGAGGCGGAACACGACCAGCCAGACAACAACGCTCTGAACCGTCAGAGACGCCAACCACAACAG GATCCAGAAAGTGACATCCACCTCGTCCCCGAGACCCACCTCCAGCAGGAGGCCCACGTGGCCCAGGCCCAGGTGGAGCGTGTGAAGTCTGCCTATGAGCAGCAGCAGGTGCAGCAGCGACTGGAGGCTGAGCAGGCCCAGAGGACGAGGGAGCTCCAGCTGCGCCAGGAGGCCCTGCAGGTCCAGAGGACGCGGCAGCTCCAGCTGCGCCAGGAGGCCCTGCAGGACCAGAGAATGACcgtgcagagggagagagagctgcgtCTGCGAGCTCAGCACGAGAGGGAGGCACAGCAGCATCGAGAGGAGGACCGTCGGGAACAGCTACTGAAGGAGGAGCAACTCAG GAAGAAGAGGGACTATGAGAACACGAACAATGACATCGTCCAGGGTGATGAAGAACCTCATATTGATGATGACGAAG AGAGGGACACCCACTTGGAGGAGAAGCAAGAGGAAGAGGACCACCGAGTACCACAGCTACAG GGGGCAGTAGAGGGGGAGGTGGACCCAGAGGATGACCCTAATAACCAGGGGGAGGATGAGTTTGATGTGGCAGAGGAGCAGCATCTTCAgcacagggaggaagaggaggcagacATACATCTCAACCCTAATCACCCAGCCATAGATGAGGAACTGGtg ATGGCGGTAAACCCCGACCAGCAGGAAGACAACCTGGATGACCAGTATCCGGAGGAGgacgag GTGCAGGAGGATTTGGCCGGGGGGCAGAAGACGGAGGAGGAGCCATACAACGAGGAGAAAGAAGAACAC